One Oncorhynchus masou masou isolate Uvic2021 chromosome 18, UVic_Omas_1.1, whole genome shotgun sequence DNA window includes the following coding sequences:
- the LOC135504102 gene encoding zinc finger protein 64-like: MESFNGEGGNHVLVEVSPDIHICGFCKQQYNNFEVFLAHKQNGCHIPSSDISASNSAPTLTDSSTEFVFEETYQTCVMRGVKNILTKASKTPSKKLKPALTSKRRSCCFSGCTFKTQYGQKDMERHLKTHTGEKPFECELCHKRFSRRDKLNMHFRSHTGEKPHKCKYCPYAAADSSSLKKHLRIHYDERPFKCQICPYASRNSSQLTVHLRSHTGDAPFQCTRCEAKFKINSDLKRHIRIHSGEKPYKCDFCDYRCAMKGNLKSHVQIKHGTANSFRCPDCDFLCTSKTALRQHSREHQATQPIQCSKCTYSCSSKGAFKVHERIHSEERPFKCDFCSFATKQRSNLVIHKKKKCHTDKPDTGVDGKRGKADVCNGEDLPKPVSSRYRAKLDATRAFCCDLCEASFVREDSLRSHRKQHQDSDSQQTLSLMLQPITSQHSVVTVSHVPRQDSHTTQIPLHQVPLTPLASDPLASYSSAQLQIIVSHPLDQEGSFLPLQAGLDFGQHTKGSTTVFLSPETQGMVVNCMSLMPIQQLGAQKQVEGGSLEPQTVLLTHLSLGDSRNPLHQALLQTAIASQDSSAHRSSTQTFITTCSDLEGLSALIQEGGTEVTVVTEGGNHSKLVAMATATSRFSPLDMMCSEGGPSEDLPKQAQVTVVQEFGDNGITTCEEDSSLMVPSISLGSQEVVVHGLPLVVTAQNQPVLEHLSVSTHNLYSVSDTHNIDGLQD, translated from the exons ATGGAATCATTTAACGGAGAGG GAGGGAACCATGTACTTGTGGAAGTGAGCCCAGATATCCACATTTGTGGGTTCTGTAAGCAGCAGTACAATAACTTTGAAGTCTTTCTGGCCCACAAGCAAAATGGCTGCCACATACCCTCCTCTGACATATCAGCATCTAACTCGGCACCTACTCTTACAG ATTCCAGCACAGAGTTTGTTTTTGAGGAAACCTACCAGACGTGTGTTATGAGAGGTGTCAAAAATATTCTGACCAAAGCCTCTAAAACACCTTCCAAAAAATTAAAACCTGCCCTGACTTCAAAGAGGCGCAGCTGCTGTTTCTCAG GATGCACTTTCAAGACACAGTACGGTCAGAAAGACATGGAGCGACATCTCAAAACACATACTG GTGAGAAGCCATTTGAATGTGAGCTATGCCACAAGCGGTTCAGCCGGAGGGACAAGCTGAACATGCACTTCCGGTCCCACACGGGAGAGAAGCCTCACAAGTGCAAGTACTGTCCCTACGCTGCGGCCGACAGCAGCAGTCTGAAGAAACACCTCCGTATCCACTATGATGAGAGGCCCTTCAAGTGCCAGATCTGCCCCTATGCCAGCCGCAACTCCAGCCAGCTCACCGTGCACCTCCGCTCACACACTG GGGACGCACCTTTCCAGTGCACTCGGTGTGAAGCAAAGTTCAAGATCAACTCTGACCTGAAGAGGCACATCCGCATACACTCGGGTGAGAAGCCTTACAAGTGTGACTTCTGTGACTACCGCTGTGCCATGAAGGGCAACCTGAAATCACACGTCCAGATAAAACACGGCACGGCCAACTCCTTCCGCTGCCCTGACTGTGACTTCCTGTGCACCAGTAAGACAGCTCTGAGGCAGCACTCGCGAGAGCACCAGGCCACTCAACCCATCCAGTGCTCCAAGTGCACCTACTCCTGCTCCAGCAAGGGGGCGTTCAAGGTCCATGAGCGGATCCACTCTGAGGAGAGACCTTTTAAATGTGACTTCTGCAGTTTTGCCACCAAGCAGCGCAGCAACCTGGTCATCCACAAGAAGAAGAAGTGCCACACGGACAAGCCTGACACAGGTGTCGATGGAAAAAGAGGCAAAGCTGATGTCTGTAACGGAGAGGACCTTCCCAAGCCTGTGAGCTCCCGGTACCGAGCCAAGCTGGACGCAACGCGGGCCTTCTGCTGTGACCTGTGTGAGGCGTCGTTCGTGAGAGAGGACTCTCTGCGCAGCCACAGGAAGCAGCACCAGGACTCAGACTCCCAGCAGACTCTCTCTTTGATGCTCCAGCCCATCACCTCCCAGCACAGTGTTGTGACTGTGAGCCATGTACCCAGGCAAGACAGCCACACCACCCAAATCCCACTCCACCAGgtccccctgactcccctggcCTCGGACCCCCTGGCCTCCTACAGCAGTGCCCAGCTCCAAATCATAGTTTCCCACCCTCTGGATCAGGAGGGCTCCTTCCTTCCCCTGCAGGCTGGGCTAGACTTTGGGCAGCATACAAAGGGATCCACCACGGTCTTCCTGAGCCCAGAGACCCAGGGCATGGTGGTCAACTGTATGAGCCTCATGCCCATACAGCAGCTAGGAGCTCAGAAACAGGTAGAGGGGGGCTCTCTGGAGCCTCAGACAGTCCTGCTGACACACCTCTCCCTAGGGGACAGCCGTAACCCTCTCCACCAGGCCCTACTTCAGACAGCCATCGCCTCCCAGGACTCCTCAGCCCACCGCAGCAGCACACAGACCTTCATCACCACCTGCTCAGATTTGGAGGGTCTCAGTGCTCTCATTCAGGAGGGGGGCACAGAGGTTACTGTGGTGACGGAGGGAGGGAACCACAGTAAGCTAGTCGCCATGGCAACGGCCACCTCCAGGTTTTCGCCCCTAGATATGATGTGTAGCGAAGGTGGCCCCTCGGAAGACTTGCCCAAGCAGGCACAGGTAACAGTGGTGCAGGAGTTTGGGGACAATGGCATTACCACCTGTGAGGAGGACAGTAGTCTCATGGTCCCTAGCATCAGTTTAGGCAGCCAGGAAGTGGTCGTCCACGGCTTGCCTCTGGTGGTGACTGCCCAGAATCAGCCTGTTCTAGAACACCTCTCAGTCTCTACACATAACCTCTATTCAgtgtcagacacacacaacatTGATGGCCTCCAAGACTGA